ACCGCGAGCCCCTCAGGAAAGTTGTGTATCGCGATCGCGATCACGAAGAGCCAGATCTTCTTCAATCTGGGAGCATCTATGATCCCGTCATGTCCTTTCGCGAAATGTTCGTGCGGTACAAGTTCATTGACCGCCCAAAGTACGAATCCGCCGATGAACAGAAAGATGATCGATCGGACAACGGCATTGGTATCGGAATAACCAAGCGCCTTCGAGTTCTCGATACTCGGCAAGAGAAGCGAGAAGACGGTCGCGGCAAGCATCACACCGGCAGCGAAGCTCAACAGATTGTTATTGAGTTTTTCGTTGAGCCGGTCTAGAAATAATGCGGGCGCCGCCCCAAATGCGGTCGCGCCGAATCCGGCGATCGCGGTTGCGAGCAGGGCCGATGCCAATGGATTTGCAGCTTCAGTCATTCGACAATCGAAGTATCAGACTTCGATCTTCCGCATACGATCCGATGCCCTTTAGCGATTACCTTCGATCACGTATTTGACGACGTAGGCCCGCAGTTTCTCTCGATTGTTTCGCAGGTAGGCCGGGTGATCCTGAGCGATCCCGGCGTCAGGAAGCGCGAGCAGAATGAAGGCTTCAAGCAATCCGTCACGATCGAGTTTTTCGATGATCTGTATCTGCGGACTCAGGCTCTTGGCCTTAAGGGTTTTCGCCATTTTCACTACATCACGCAGGGCTTCGGCTTCTTCGGCAAGAGACGACCTGTAAGTACTCTCCGTCGGATAGGCCCTGGCAAACTTTTCCTTTCGCCAGATTTCTTTGGTCGCCAGATATGCCATCCATGCCATCGAGCCGTCGTCGGCCAGCGGATCGATATTTATCGTCGATTTTGATTTTCCGTCAGCTCCGACCTCGGTTTTGGGCGGGTCGACGCGCGGGTGGGCAAGCTTCGTACCGGTCGCTTGTCCCCATTGGAGAAGACCGTTCAATGCGAATCGGCTATAGGGCTCGGTTATCCATGCCTCGATGTACCGCGCTCGTGCCTCGTCGAATTTCCTCTGCCGCATCAGGGGCGTCGCCGAATACCGATATGCCGTTTCCCTGTTCGGATCGATCGCGATCGCCTTCTGATACCAGATCTCGGCATTGAGGTAGTCGTTCTGTTTCAGATACATGTC
The DNA window shown above is from Chloracidobacterium sp. and carries:
- a CDS encoding ZIP family metal transporter; the protein is MTEAANPLASALLATAIAGFGATAFGAAPALFLDRLNEKLNNNLLSFAAGVMLAATVFSLLLPSIENSKALGYSDTNAVVRSIIFLFIGGFVLWAVNELVPHEHFAKGHDGIIDAPRLKKIWLFVIAIAIHNFPEGLAVGVANASGIAGSGLGATLGIGLQNIPEGLSVAVALRSQGYSMLFAIGVTGLTGLVEIVGGLFGASILMVSGTILPLALAFAAGAMLFIVSDEIIPETHRPGFENGATVSLFIGFGLMMLLDAVIA
- a CDS encoding tetratricopeptide repeat protein, which produces MIKTKFRLTLFGFATIAIVFAVAAQAVQAQDDTPTLWLKAEALMKQSRMTEAVPILEKIIALDPKDAEAYIELGTALLGKAINEPNTAERKKVRIAARNSFIKAKELGKATNFVDAMIGSIPEDGSDGTPFSQVPQSHALTYAGEQAFTQGKIEEALDLYKQALEADPTNYHAALFSGDMYLKQNDYLNAEIWYQKAIAIDPNRETAYRYSATPLMRQRKFDEARARYIEAWITEPYSRFALNGLLQWGQATGTKLAHPRVDPPKTEVGADGKSKSTINIDPLADDGSMAWMAYLATKEIWRKEKFARAYPTESTYRSSLAEEAEALRDVVKMAKTLKAKSLSPQIQIIEKLDRDGLLEAFILLALPDAGIAQDHPAYLRNNREKLRAYVVKYVIEGNR